One genomic segment of Hymenobacter psoromatis includes these proteins:
- the pheS gene encoding phenylalanine--tRNA ligase subunit alpha, with protein MQESISGLAAEVAAAAVSSAAALDQFRLLYLGRKGRLADLFDQLKTVPAEDRRALGQQLNGLKQQAQARFDEAQQALEEASANQPADAAFDYTLPPVPHVLGTRHPLSLVREQMLRIFSRIGFAVAEGPEIEDDWHNFTALNFPENHPARDMQDTFFVPAVAAGDQPNLLRTHTSTVQVRVMENEPLPIRRVMPGRVYRNEAISARAHMLFHQVEGLYIDENVSFADLKQTIYYFVRELFGEDINIRFRPSYFPFTEPSAEIDITCLICKGAGCNICKGTGWVEIGGSGMVDPAVLENCGIDSEKYSGYAWGMGIERITMLKYQVKDLRLFTENDVRFLRQFEAL; from the coding sequence ATGCAGGAATCTATTTCGGGCCTGGCCGCCGAGGTGGCCGCCGCCGCCGTTAGCAGCGCCGCCGCCCTCGACCAGTTTCGCCTCCTCTACCTCGGCCGCAAGGGCCGCCTGGCCGACCTCTTCGACCAACTCAAAACCGTGCCCGCCGAGGACCGCCGCGCCCTTGGCCAGCAGCTTAACGGTCTCAAGCAGCAGGCCCAGGCCCGCTTCGACGAGGCCCAGCAAGCCCTGGAAGAAGCGAGCGCCAACCAGCCCGCCGACGCTGCCTTTGACTACACCCTACCCCCCGTGCCGCACGTGCTGGGCACGCGCCACCCGCTGAGCCTGGTGCGCGAGCAAATGCTGCGCATCTTCAGCCGCATCGGCTTCGCGGTGGCCGAAGGGCCTGAGATTGAGGACGACTGGCACAACTTCACGGCCCTCAACTTCCCCGAAAACCACCCGGCGCGCGACATGCAGGACACGTTTTTTGTGCCCGCCGTGGCAGCTGGCGACCAGCCCAACCTGCTGCGCACCCACACCAGCACCGTGCAGGTGCGGGTGATGGAAAACGAGCCGCTGCCCATCCGCCGCGTTATGCCCGGCCGGGTGTATCGCAACGAGGCCATTTCGGCGCGGGCGCACATGCTCTTTCACCAGGTAGAGGGCTTGTATATTGACGAAAACGTGAGCTTCGCTGACCTCAAGCAGACTATCTACTACTTTGTGCGTGAGCTATTTGGCGAGGATATTAACATCCGGTTCCGGCCCAGCTACTTCCCCTTCACCGAGCCCAGCGCCGAGATTGATATCACCTGCCTCATTTGCAAGGGCGCGGGCTGCAACATCTGCAAAGGCACTGGCTGGGTCGAAATCGGCGGCAGCGGCATGGTAGACCCCGCCGTGCTCGAAAACTGCGGCATCGACTCAGAAAAGTACTCGGGCTACGCCTGGGGCATGGGCATCGAGCGCATCACCATGCTTAAGTACCAGGTAAAGGACCTGCGCCTGTTTACCGAGAACGATGTGCGCTTCTTGCGCCAGTTCGAGGCGCTGTAG
- a CDS encoding M16 family metallopeptidase produces the protein MIHFQEFTLPNGLRCLVHEDFTTPLAVLNILYDVGSRDESPDQTGFAHLFEHLMFSGSVNVPSYDEPLQKVGGENNAFTSQDITNYYLSLPATNLETGFWLESDRMLDLAFSENGLDVQRKVVVEEFKQNYLNQPYGDVWLKLKPLAYTTHPYQWNTIGKEIRHIEEAEMVDVRAFFRQHYAPQNAILVVAGAASLAEVRRLAEKWFGPIPGGVRPPRELPQEPVQTEARHATATAPVPLSALYKAYHMPARLDPRYHALDLLGDLLGRGKSSRLHQRLVKDLQLFNNISSSVTGALDPGLFVVSGKLNAGVALEEADHAVEAVVAELLRAEVPADELQKVKNQAEAGLVFGEIELLNRALALAIGKLLGNANLVNEEPAQLQAVTPADLRAAAELVLRPENCSTLYYQAQG, from the coding sequence ATGATTCACTTTCAGGAATTTACCCTGCCCAACGGCCTGCGCTGCCTGGTGCACGAAGATTTTACTACCCCCCTGGCCGTGCTCAACATCCTGTATGATGTGGGCTCGCGCGATGAAAGCCCCGACCAGACGGGCTTCGCGCACTTGTTTGAGCACCTCATGTTTAGCGGCTCGGTAAACGTGCCCAGCTACGACGAGCCGTTGCAAAAAGTGGGTGGCGAAAACAACGCCTTCACCTCGCAGGACATCACTAATTACTACCTCTCGCTGCCGGCCACCAACCTCGAAACCGGCTTCTGGCTCGAAAGCGACCGGATGCTGGACCTGGCCTTCTCCGAAAACGGCCTCGACGTGCAGCGCAAGGTGGTCGTGGAGGAGTTCAAGCAGAACTACCTCAACCAGCCCTACGGTGACGTGTGGCTGAAGCTTAAGCCCCTGGCCTACACTACCCACCCGTATCAGTGGAACACCATTGGCAAGGAAATCCGGCACATTGAGGAAGCAGAGATGGTCGACGTGCGGGCGTTTTTCCGGCAGCACTACGCGCCTCAGAACGCCATTCTGGTAGTAGCCGGGGCCGCCTCGCTGGCCGAAGTGCGGCGGCTGGCCGAAAAGTGGTTTGGGCCCATTCCGGGCGGGGTGCGCCCGCCGCGCGAGCTGCCCCAGGAGCCGGTGCAAACCGAAGCCCGCCACGCTACCGCCACCGCCCCGGTGCCGCTGAGTGCTCTCTATAAAGCCTACCACATGCCCGCCCGCCTCGACCCGCGCTACCACGCCCTGGACCTGCTCGGCGACCTGCTGGGCCGGGGCAAATCGAGCCGCCTGCACCAGCGCTTAGTGAAGGACCTTCAACTGTTTAATAACATCTCGTCGTCGGTAACGGGTGCCCTCGACCCCGGCCTGTTCGTAGTCAGCGGCAAGCTCAATGCCGGCGTGGCCCTCGAAGAAGCCGACCACGCCGTGGAAGCCGTCGTGGCCGAGCTGCTGCGCGCCGAGGTGCCCGCCGACGAGCTGCAAAAAGTAAAAAACCAGGCCGAAGCGGGCTTGGTTTTCGGCGAAATCGAGTTGCTGAACCGGGCGCTGGCCCTGGCCATCGGCAAGCTGCTGGGCAACGCCAACCTCGTGAACGAGGAGCCCGCCCAGCTGCAAGCCGTGACGCCCGCCGACCTGCGCGCCGCCGCCGAGCTGGTATTGCGCCCGGAGAATTGTAGCACGCTGTACTATCAGGCACAGGGGTAA
- a CDS encoding FAD-binding dehydrogenase, with product MLTPTTDILIIGAGLAGLVAAAEATAAGKRVVVLDQEPAQNLGGQAFWSFGGIFLVNSPEQRRLGIHDGFDLAWADWQATAGFDRPEDAWPRRWAEAYVQWAAGEKRAWLRARGVRFFPVVGWAERGGAGASAPGNSVPRFHVTWGTGPGVVAPFIAQARAAEAKGLLEFRFRHRVSELVRTNGAVTGVRGEVLVPSDVPRGAPSSREKTGDFALSAGAVIVTAGGIGGNHELVRRHWPARLGAAPKNMISGVPAHVDGRMLGITEQAGGRLINQDRMWHYTEGIQNWDPIWPMHGIRILPGPSSLWLDARGRRLPDPLWPGFDTLGTLAHLRTTGHDYSWFVLTQKIIEKEFALSGSEQNPDLTGKSIWQTLGRVRGGGTPPLRAFMEKGEDFVVKNNLPDLVAGMNALTPEPLLDLATIRAEIENRDRQLTNPFGKDAQLTAVRGARKYLGDRLIRTAKPHRLLDPAQGPLIAVRLHLITRKSLGGLLTNLQGQVLDAAGQPIAGLYAAGEVAGFGGGGMHGYRALEGTFLGGCLFSGRAAGRAAGDAS from the coding sequence ATGCTTACTCCCACCACCGACATCCTCATCATCGGGGCCGGGCTGGCCGGCCTGGTGGCCGCCGCCGAAGCCACCGCCGCCGGCAAGCGCGTAGTAGTGCTCGACCAGGAGCCCGCCCAGAACTTGGGCGGCCAGGCCTTTTGGTCGTTCGGGGGCATTTTTTTGGTGAATTCGCCCGAGCAGCGGCGGCTGGGCATCCATGATGGCTTCGACCTGGCTTGGGCCGACTGGCAGGCTACGGCCGGCTTCGACCGGCCCGAGGATGCCTGGCCCCGCCGCTGGGCCGAGGCCTACGTGCAGTGGGCGGCCGGCGAAAAGCGCGCCTGGCTGCGCGCGCGCGGCGTGCGGTTTTTTCCGGTGGTGGGCTGGGCCGAGCGGGGCGGGGCCGGGGCCAGCGCGCCCGGCAACTCGGTGCCGCGCTTCCACGTGACGTGGGGCACCGGGCCGGGGGTAGTAGCCCCCTTCATTGCCCAGGCCCGCGCCGCCGAGGCCAAGGGGTTGCTCGAATTTCGCTTTCGCCACCGCGTGAGCGAGCTGGTGCGCACCAACGGGGCCGTGACGGGCGTGCGCGGCGAGGTGCTGGTGCCCAGCGACGTGCCGCGCGGCGCGCCCAGCAGCCGCGAAAAAACCGGCGACTTTGCGCTAAGCGCCGGGGCCGTTATCGTCACGGCCGGCGGCATTGGGGGCAACCACGAGCTGGTGCGCCGCCACTGGCCCGCCCGCCTGGGCGCGGCCCCCAAAAACATGATTTCGGGCGTGCCGGCGCACGTCGATGGCCGGATGCTGGGCATTACCGAGCAGGCGGGGGGTAGGCTCATCAACCAGGACCGCATGTGGCACTACACCGAGGGTATCCAGAACTGGGACCCCATCTGGCCCATGCACGGCATTCGCATTTTGCCGGGGCCGTCGTCGCTGTGGCTCGATGCGCGCGGGCGGCGGCTGCCCGACCCGCTGTGGCCGGGCTTCGACACGCTGGGCACGCTGGCCCACCTGCGCACCACGGGCCACGACTACTCGTGGTTTGTGCTCACCCAGAAGATTATCGAGAAGGAATTTGCCCTCTCCGGCTCCGAGCAAAACCCCGACCTCACGGGCAAAAGCATCTGGCAAACGCTGGGCCGGGTGCGGGGCGGTGGCACCCCGCCGCTGCGGGCGTTTATGGAAAAAGGCGAAGACTTCGTGGTGAAAAACAACCTGCCCGACCTGGTGGCGGGCATGAACGCCCTCACCCCCGAGCCGCTGCTGGACCTGGCCACCATCCGGGCCGAAATCGAAAACCGCGACCGCCAGCTCACCAACCCCTTTGGCAAAGACGCGCAGCTCACGGCCGTGCGCGGCGCCCGCAAGTACCTCGGCGACCGCCTCATCCGCACGGCCAAGCCCCACCGCCTGCTCGACCCCGCGCAGGGGCCGCTCATCGCGGTGCGCCTGCACCTCATCACCCGCAAAAGCCTCGGCGGCCTGCTCACCAACTTGCAGGGCCAGGTGCTCGATGCTGCCGGCCAGCCCATTGCCGGCCTCTACGCGGCGGGCGAGGTGGCGGGCTTCGGCGGGGGCGGCATGCACGGCTACCGGGCGCTGGAGGGCACGTTTTTGGGTGGCTGCCTCTTCTCGGGCCGGGCGGCGGGTAGGGCGGCGGGGGACGCAAGCTAG
- a CDS encoding TonB-dependent receptor plug domain-containing protein encodes MTNYYLSFILLSATLPAAAQATAALPHPAPADTLRPAFRGTLPDSLAAAPTPGGTFRLQGQEQPIRPFLTIQDQLRTVAGVQVTPYDGSPGSGQVVRIRGASRAQDTSQPLYIINGLPALNDELTPDQPLGTSPPLTPSGTIGTTTIAEQHAEAGANPLQLLPPESIESIEVLAGPAAVARYGALGANGVISIRTRRRAAAAGQPLRVRYSAYGGVQQVRHRYDLLDASAYASIANAAYSNRGGALPLPYPSTQLGAGTDWQAETYRVAGLQQHQLSLEGRAGRTAFLLSTDYRRQSGVGHGSDLQRYGLRLALDRQLGERLTLRATATLGQTTQRLPYATGLAGTTRAALLAPPTAGVYTPQGGYSYDEPYQGNPNGLGFTNPVALSDNVYRTPNTRRLLGQLAADYQLAPHLTVQASANFQRTLLDADSYMQPDFPYSPAVRADPHYGHQSVQASQWSGRLALHYQRQLGRHQVGVEVDYQYQARDYAARKSYQYTYYYTAGVPVGFPAVGVNSGYLQYGNKFRLHQPWGRVHYALDSTLRAEVSLSYAHFRQDANTEFYPAAQLSWQPRLAAGRLAPTLWLGAARTGVLGFGFGTFGPVSLTPSSTNPFAPRSDRQQAALRTDQLEVGLRMGAPGGRFSGQLVAYQRQSHHVLLNTVVAVYSNSGDGYSSFFDEGTIRNQGLELTGSTTWHVGRVRGTTRLVASLNRNRLQGDEYAVRTDPAYNNHPVAAVNGYQQDGLAANGTLRFRDANGNGRFDTADRQYLGSGIPGQLAGLSQQLRLGRLALDMQLDGQFGYQVLNHQLAFLDVPSGYSNNVVTARNYWTPTNQNTTVPAPGSDVNTSFGQQETISNRLLENGSHVRLSSLTVAYRLRQTATQDLSFWVGAQNLLVLTSYRGYDPNVSSGGSNSGLAGQDYGAVPLPRTWLLGVRATL; translated from the coding sequence ATGACGAATTACTACCTTTCTTTTATCCTACTATCAGCCACGCTGCCCGCCGCTGCCCAAGCCACAGCGGCGCTCCCCCACCCCGCGCCGGCCGATACGCTACGCCCTGCATTTCGGGGCACATTACCCGATTCGCTGGCGGCGGCTCCCACACCGGGCGGCACGTTTCGGCTGCAAGGGCAGGAACAGCCCATCCGGCCGTTTCTTACCATCCAGGACCAGCTGCGCACGGTGGCCGGCGTGCAGGTGACGCCCTATGATGGTAGCCCCGGCAGCGGCCAGGTGGTGCGCATCAGGGGGGCCAGTCGGGCGCAGGATACCAGCCAGCCCCTATATATTATCAATGGTCTGCCTGCTCTCAACGACGAGCTGACGCCCGACCAGCCGCTGGGCACTTCGCCGCCCCTGACACCCTCGGGTACTATCGGCACAACTACTATCGCGGAGCAGCACGCCGAAGCGGGGGCCAACCCCTTGCAGCTGCTACCCCCCGAAAGCATTGAGAGCATAGAAGTGCTGGCCGGGCCGGCGGCCGTGGCACGCTACGGGGCGCTGGGGGCCAATGGAGTCATCAGCATCCGCACGCGGCGCCGGGCGGCGGCGGCGGGCCAGCCGCTGCGCGTGCGCTACTCGGCCTACGGCGGGGTGCAGCAGGTGCGCCACCGCTACGACTTGCTGGATGCCAGCGCCTATGCCAGCATCGCCAACGCAGCTTACAGCAACCGTGGCGGGGCGCTTCCCCTACCTTACCCAAGCACGCAGCTGGGAGCCGGGACCGACTGGCAGGCCGAAACGTACCGCGTGGCGGGCTTGCAGCAGCACCAGCTCAGCCTGGAAGGCCGCGCCGGCCGCACGGCTTTTCTGCTGAGCACTGACTACCGCCGGCAGAGCGGCGTGGGGCACGGGTCAGACTTGCAGCGCTACGGCCTGCGCCTGGCCCTTGACCGCCAGCTGGGCGAGCGCCTGACCCTGCGCGCCACCGCTACGCTGGGCCAAACTACCCAGCGCCTACCCTACGCTACCGGCCTGGCGGGAACTACGCGCGCGGCGCTGCTGGCCCCGCCTACAGCCGGCGTTTACACCCCGCAGGGCGGCTACAGCTACGACGAGCCGTACCAGGGCAACCCCAACGGCCTCGGCTTTACCAATCCCGTAGCGCTCAGCGATAACGTGTATCGCACGCCAAATACGCGCCGCCTGCTGGGCCAGCTAGCCGCCGACTACCAGTTGGCTCCGCACCTGACGGTGCAGGCCAGCGCCAACTTTCAGCGCACCCTCCTCGATGCCGACAGCTACATGCAGCCGGATTTTCCCTATAGCCCTGCGGTGCGGGCCGACCCCCATTATGGGCATCAGTCGGTGCAGGCCAGCCAGTGGTCGGGCCGGCTGGCCCTGCACTACCAGCGCCAGCTGGGGCGGCATCAGGTGGGAGTCGAAGTCGACTACCAGTACCAGGCCAGGGACTACGCTGCCAGAAAATCATACCAGTACACCTACTACTACACTGCCGGGGTTCCGGTCGGGTTTCCTGCCGTTGGCGTCAACTCCGGCTACTTGCAGTACGGGAATAAATTCCGGCTGCACCAGCCCTGGGGCCGCGTACACTACGCCCTCGACAGCACCTTGCGCGCGGAAGTCAGCCTGAGCTATGCCCATTTCAGGCAGGATGCTAACACCGAGTTTTATCCGGCGGCACAGCTGAGCTGGCAGCCGCGACTAGCAGCGGGCCGGCTGGCCCCCACGCTGTGGCTAGGGGCCGCCCGCACCGGTGTACTCGGCTTTGGGTTTGGCACTTTCGGGCCGGTGTCGCTGACCCCCTCCAGCACCAACCCATTCGCCCCTCGCTCTGACCGGCAACAAGCTGCCCTGCGCACCGACCAGCTCGAAGTGGGCCTGCGCATGGGTGCACCCGGCGGCCGCTTCAGCGGGCAGCTCGTGGCCTACCAGCGTCAGAGCCACCACGTGCTGCTGAACACGGTAGTGGCCGTGTATTCAAATTCCGGCGACGGGTATAGCTCGTTTTTTGATGAAGGCACCATTCGTAACCAGGGACTGGAGCTAACCGGAAGCACTACCTGGCACGTAGGCCGCGTGCGAGGCACTACCCGGCTAGTGGCCAGTCTCAACCGCAACCGCCTGCAAGGCGACGAGTACGCGGTGCGGACCGACCCAGCTTATAACAACCACCCGGTGGCGGCCGTGAACGGCTACCAGCAGGACGGGCTGGCGGCCAATGGCACGCTCCGCTTCCGCGATGCGAATGGCAACGGCCGGTTCGATACTGCCGACCGGCAGTACCTGGGCAGCGGCATTCCGGGCCAGCTGGCGGGCCTCAGCCAGCAGCTGCGGCTCGGCCGGCTGGCCCTCGATATGCAGCTTGATGGCCAGTTTGGCTACCAGGTGCTCAACCACCAGCTAGCCTTTCTGGACGTGCCCAGCGGCTACAGCAACAATGTCGTCACGGCGCGAAACTACTGGACGCCCACCAACCAGAATACCACCGTGCCCGCGCCCGGCAGCGATGTCAACACCTCCTTCGGGCAGCAGGAGACTATTTCTAACCGCCTGCTTGAGAACGGTAGCCATGTGCGCCTATCCTCACTCACCGTGGCCTACCGTCTGCGCCAAACGGCCACCCAGGACCTTAGCTTTTGGGTGGGCGCGCAGAATCTGTTGGTGCTAACCAGCTACCGCGGCTATGACCCTAACGTGAGCAGTGGCGGCAGCAACAGTGGCCTGGCTGGCCAGGACTACGGGGCCGTGCCCCTACCCCGCACCTGGCTACTGGGCGTGCGGGCTACCCTGTAG
- a CDS encoding nucleotidyltransferase domain-containing protein yields MVTQHTALAEVQAFVADLHTLGVRPQRVILFGSFARNEQREWSDIDVAVVAEEFSGFSPKDARLLSPALVHHADIEPHTFRPEDFTDWNPFVAEILRTGIRVV; encoded by the coding sequence ATGGTTACTCAGCACACTGCCCTAGCCGAAGTCCAGGCCTTCGTGGCTGATTTGCATACGCTGGGCGTCCGGCCCCAACGGGTCATCCTCTTTGGCTCCTTCGCCCGCAACGAGCAGCGCGAATGGTCCGATATTGATGTGGCCGTGGTAGCGGAGGAATTTAGTGGTTTTAGCCCGAAAGATGCCCGGCTGCTGTCGCCTGCGCTAGTCCACCACGCCGATATTGAGCCGCATACCTTCCGGCCCGAAGACTTCACCGACTGGAACCCCTTCGTGGCCGAAATCCTGCGCACGGGCATCAGGGTGGTATAA
- a CDS encoding HEPN domain-containing protein, producing the protein MQKTLQAGVYIHGLFFTHLVIEKLSKAHWVKDNADDIPQRTHNIIKLWQATQLQPTPDQQGLAVELNKYQLEGRYPEYVRQLRTQTTAAYTTQLFTEITTLRTWLLSTLP; encoded by the coding sequence GTGCAGAAAACGCTGCAAGCGGGGGTGTATATCCACGGCTTGTTCTTCACCCACTTAGTTATCGAAAAGCTCAGTAAAGCGCACTGGGTGAAAGACAATGCGGACGACATCCCACAGCGCACGCATAATATCATTAAGCTGTGGCAGGCGACGCAATTGCAGCCAACGCCCGACCAGCAGGGGCTAGCGGTCGAGCTGAACAAATACCAGTTGGAGGGCCGTTATCCAGAGTATGTACGCCAGTTGCGAACCCAAACAACGGCCGCTTATACCACACAGCTGTTCACCGAAATAACTACCCTTCGCACATGGTTACTCAGCACACTGCCCTAG
- a CDS encoding alpha-ketoacid dehydrogenase subunit alpha/beta → MTFDRKDYPNDLLLHLYRELLKPRLIEEKMLILLRQGKVSKWFSGIGQEAISVGSTLALNADEYILPLHRNLGVFTGRGVPLGRLFAQWQGKATGYTKGRDRSFHFGTNEHHIVGMISHLGPQLAVADGIALADLLDEKPRVTLTYSGDGGASEGDFHEALNVAAVWQLPVIFLVENNGYGLSTPSNEQFRFKSFVDKGPAYGMEAVQLDGNNVLEVYDKINTLAEDLRQNPRPVLVEALTFRMRGHEEASGTKYVPAELLQEWATKDPVETYEKWLLAEGILSETARVQVREGLKQEIERGWQESEAAPIPHADDQAELADMYAPVVGKREESRVKNLPDDKENSDNEEPLPLTSQLLTQNLRFIDAIQQGLRQSMARFPELVLMGQDIAEYGGVFKITEGFVAEFGKGRVRNTPLCESAIVGAGLGLSIRGKKSMVEMQFADFVTCGFNQIVNNLAKSYYRWGQNADVVIRMPTGAGSAAGPFHSQSNEAWFTHVPGLKVVYPSNPHDAKGLLCAAFEDPNPVMYFEHKMLYRSLSGPVPEAYYTTPIGQAALAQEGNELSIITYGMGVHWALAACKELEIQADILDLRTLLPWDTEAVGRSVRKTGRVLILHEDTLTGGLGGEIAAWIAENCFSSLDAPVRRVASLDTAVPFAPQLEAGFLPQQRLREQLRALRDY, encoded by the coding sequence ATGACCTTCGACCGCAAAGACTACCCCAACGACCTGCTGCTGCACCTCTACCGCGAGCTGCTGAAGCCGCGCCTGATTGAGGAAAAAATGCTGATTCTGCTGCGCCAGGGCAAGGTGAGCAAGTGGTTTTCGGGCATCGGGCAGGAAGCTATTTCGGTGGGCAGCACGCTGGCGCTGAACGCCGATGAATATATCCTACCCCTGCACCGCAACCTGGGCGTGTTCACGGGGCGCGGGGTGCCGCTGGGGCGGCTGTTTGCGCAGTGGCAGGGCAAGGCCACGGGCTATACCAAGGGCCGTGACCGCTCGTTTCACTTCGGCACCAACGAGCACCACATTGTGGGCATGATTTCGCACCTCGGCCCGCAGCTGGCCGTGGCCGACGGCATCGCGCTGGCCGATTTGCTGGACGAGAAGCCCCGCGTGACGCTCACCTACTCGGGCGACGGCGGGGCCAGTGAGGGCGATTTTCACGAGGCGCTCAACGTGGCGGCGGTGTGGCAGCTGCCGGTTATTTTCCTGGTCGAGAATAACGGCTACGGCCTCAGCACGCCGAGTAATGAGCAGTTTCGGTTTAAGTCCTTCGTGGATAAAGGCCCCGCCTACGGCATGGAGGCCGTGCAGCTTGACGGTAACAATGTGCTCGAAGTCTATGACAAAATCAACACCCTCGCCGAAGACCTGCGCCAAAACCCACGCCCGGTGCTGGTAGAGGCCCTGACCTTTCGGATGCGCGGCCACGAGGAAGCCAGCGGCACCAAGTATGTGCCCGCCGAGCTGCTGCAAGAATGGGCCACTAAAGACCCCGTGGAAACCTACGAAAAGTGGCTGCTGGCCGAGGGCATCCTCAGCGAAACGGCCCGCGTGCAGGTGCGCGAGGGCCTCAAGCAGGAAATCGAGCGGGGGTGGCAGGAGTCGGAAGCGGCCCCTATCCCCCACGCCGACGACCAAGCCGAGCTGGCCGACATGTACGCGCCGGTGGTAGGGAAGAGGGAAGAATCAAGAGTTAAGAATTTGCCGGATGACAAGGAGAATTCCGATAACGAAGAACCCTTACCTCTTACCTCTCAACTCTTAACTCAAAACCTCCGCTTCATCGACGCCATTCAGCAGGGGTTGCGGCAGAGCATGGCGCGCTTTCCCGAGCTGGTGCTCATGGGCCAGGACATTGCCGAGTACGGCGGCGTGTTTAAGATTACCGAGGGCTTCGTGGCCGAGTTTGGAAAGGGTAGGGTGCGCAACACGCCGCTGTGCGAGTCGGCCATCGTGGGGGCGGGGCTGGGCCTGAGCATCCGGGGTAAGAAGTCGATGGTGGAGATGCAGTTTGCCGACTTCGTGACCTGCGGCTTCAATCAGATTGTCAATAATTTAGCTAAGAGCTACTACCGCTGGGGCCAAAACGCCGACGTGGTAATTCGGATGCCGACCGGCGCGGGCTCGGCCGCCGGGCCCTTCCACAGCCAGAGCAACGAGGCGTGGTTTACGCACGTGCCGGGCCTGAAAGTGGTATATCCCAGCAACCCGCACGACGCCAAGGGCCTGCTCTGCGCCGCGTTTGAAGACCCCAACCCGGTCATGTATTTTGAGCACAAAATGCTCTACCGCTCGCTGAGCGGGCCGGTGCCGGAGGCGTACTACACCACGCCCATCGGCCAAGCGGCGTTGGCGCAGGAGGGCAACGAGCTGAGCATCATTACCTACGGCATGGGTGTGCACTGGGCATTGGCCGCGTGTAAGGAGCTGGAAATTCAAGCCGACATCCTCGACCTGCGCACGCTGCTGCCCTGGGATACCGAGGCCGTGGGCCGCTCGGTGCGCAAAACCGGCCGCGTACTCATCCTGCACGAAGACACGCTGACCGGCGGCCTGGGCGGCGAAATCGCGGCCTGGATTGCCGAAAACTGCTTTAGCAGCCTCGACGCGCCGGTGCGCCGCGTGGCCTCGCTCGACACGGCCGTGCCCTTCGCACCGCAGCTTGAGGCAGGGTTTTTGCCTCAGCAGCGGCTGCGCGAACAGCTGCGGGCGTTGCGCGACTATTAG
- the ytxJ gene encoding bacillithiol system redox-active protein YtxJ: MATPWLPLTDAAQLAAIVQESYAHPVFIFKHSTTCSISAAAKAKVERQWPDTSLPADAAIYYLDLLRYRPISGQIASEFSIEHQSPQILMIQDGQVRYHASHMGIRLSEAGAALAAK; encoded by the coding sequence ATGGCTACTCCCTGGCTTCCCCTCACCGACGCTGCGCAACTGGCGGCTATCGTGCAGGAATCATATGCGCACCCGGTTTTTATCTTCAAGCACAGCACTACCTGCTCCATTAGCGCGGCCGCTAAGGCTAAGGTCGAGCGCCAGTGGCCCGACACCTCGCTGCCCGCCGACGCGGCCATCTACTACCTCGATTTGCTGCGCTACCGTCCCATCTCGGGCCAGATTGCCAGCGAGTTCAGCATCGAGCACCAGTCGCCGCAAATCCTCATGATTCAGGACGGCCAGGTGCGCTACCATGCCTCGCACATGGGTATCCGCCTCAGCGAAGCCGGCGCGGCCCTGGCTGCTAAATAG
- a CDS encoding TMEM175 family protein, translating into MSQSDTALDHHDRTEFQLERLILFTDAVFAIAITLLAIEIRFPEFGHRLPSNTDIWRGLGELVPKFMGFLIGFVIIAQYWTAHHRIFRFVRNYDTKLLWLNILFLMFIVLMPFSSGVFSSYAVVAAAFTIYAINIMLAGLAQVLLLRYLLNPAHQLILPEDRTHPDLDTWRPLVAVAGFGVALLVVQLLPSQGIWILLIPFTALLVIPFSWLHRRRHARLLRAHLALRQPALEPEAALEPVPTP; encoded by the coding sequence ATGAGCCAGTCCGATACCGCCCTCGACCACCACGACCGCACCGAGTTTCAACTGGAGCGGCTCATCCTGTTCACCGATGCCGTGTTTGCCATCGCCATCACGCTACTGGCCATCGAAATTCGGTTTCCCGAATTTGGGCATCGCCTACCTAGCAATACCGACATCTGGCGCGGGCTGGGAGAGTTGGTACCCAAATTTATGGGCTTTCTGATAGGCTTTGTCATCATTGCGCAGTACTGGACGGCCCACCACCGCATTTTCCGGTTCGTGCGCAACTACGACACCAAGCTCTTGTGGCTTAATATCTTGTTTTTAATGTTTATCGTGCTAATGCCCTTTTCGTCGGGCGTGTTCAGCTCCTATGCCGTGGTGGCGGCGGCCTTCACGATTTACGCTATCAATATTATGCTCGCTGGCCTGGCACAGGTGCTGCTGTTGCGCTACCTGCTGAACCCGGCCCACCAGCTCATCTTACCCGAAGACCGCACGCACCCCGACCTCGATACCTGGCGACCCCTAGTGGCAGTAGCGGGCTTTGGGGTGGCGCTGTTGGTGGTGCAGCTGCTGCCCAGCCAGGGCATCTGGATATTGTTGATTCCGTTCACGGCGCTGCTGGTGATACCTTTTTCGTGGCTGCACCGGCGGCGGCACGCCCGCCTGTTGCGCGCCCACTTGGCCCTGCGGCAGCCCGCCCTCGAGCCGGAGGCAGCGCTGGAGCCGGTGCCAACCCCATAG